A single window of Rhipicephalus microplus isolate Deutch F79 chromosome 5, USDA_Rmic, whole genome shotgun sequence DNA harbors:
- the LOC119178186 gene encoding uncharacterized protein LOC119178186, with translation MASVLQNHNSQGWTCKTSSLNPYFGKEHIVRYTESKGARKHRDAGLRLFTSGHLQKLVFSTEDTAETVVKAQVLASMATRTVYSVGVKLLKCDGELVSGSCSCVAGKGGVCKHVCCVLYGLMHIAQHDLTEVPNAIACTEGERQWYNPRDPKKVTEQFQQIVFSKDTTEKISDAPRLHKKRAAYSCLRTQDSNLSTLSLINLHGNFKECGLDCFADVLEANDFLPEKQRKVESPATEDVAGLPLRWLERAKQGNALLSYTDEDVTAVEAATRLQSACLLWHMYREGLITASVAHRVYTWVRTCQTKMGPHDPRRLIAAVVGKKKGRATFAMKRGLMCEREARKAFQDKNDSHVELEVTETGLFLSRHHAFLGASPDGLVKCKCCAPRLLEIKVPLKIQDFAKRQLRAGELKKSSGYYTQVQVQMGVTGLNTCVLFVYSKEECRQISVPFDQSFFTEFIERCKFFTSSYLLPYISSNW, from the exons ATGGCATCTGTATTACAGAACCACAACAGTCAAGGGTGGACCTGCAAAACAAGCTCCCTGAACCCATACTTTGGAAAGGAGCACATTGTCAG GTACACTGAAAGTAAAGGCGCTAGAAAACATCGAGATGCTGGCCTGCGGCTTTTCACATCAGGCCACCTGCAAAAGTTGGTGTTTTCAACTGAAGACACCGCAGAGACCGTGGTGAAGGCACAAGTTCTGGCATCCATGGCAACACGGACAGTGTACAGTGTTGGGGTGAAGTTGCTTAAGTGTGATGGGGAGCTTGTCAGTGGCAGCTGCTCATGTGTTGCTGGGAAAGGTGGTGTCTGCAAACATGTTTGCTGCGTTTTGTACGGGCTGATGCACATTGCGCAACATGATCTCACTGAAGTACCAAATGCCATTGCATGCACTGAAGGTGAACGGCAGTGGTACAACCCGCGGGATCCAAAAAAAGTGACTGAGCAATTTCAACAGATTGTATTCTCCAAGGACACCACTGAAAAAATCAGTGATGCACCAAGGCTTCACAAAAAACGAGCAGCCTACTCATGCTTGAGAACACAAGACTCGAATCTGTCAACACTGAGCCTCATAAACTTGCATGGAAACTTCAAAGAATGTGGGCTCGATTGCTTCGCAGACGTACTTGAAGCAAATGACTTTCTTcccgaaaaacaaagaaaagttgaGAGCCCCGCTACCGAAGATGTGGCTGGGCTACCTTTAAGGTGGCTGGAGCGAGCCAAACAGGGGAATGCTTTGCTGTCATACACAGACGAAGATGTTACAGCCGTAGAGGCAGCCACACGACTGCAAAGTGCTTGCCTCCTTTGGCATATGTATAGGGAGGGTCTGATCACTGCATCTGTAGCGCATAGAGTTTACACATGGGTCAGGACGTGCCAAACCAAAATGGGGCCGCATGATCCCCGACGTCTCATCGCAGCAGTGGTtgggaaaaagaaaggcagggcaACATTTGCCATGAAGAGAGGCCTGATGTGTGAGCGTGAAGCCAGGAAAGCCTTTCAGGACAAAAATGACAGCCACGTGGAGCTTGAGGTGACTGAAACTGGCCTCTTCCTCTCTCGTCATCACGCTTTTCTAGGTGCAAGCCCAGATGGGCTCGTGAAGTGTAAATGTTGCGCACCACGGCTGCTTGAGATCAAAGTGCCCCTAAAAATTCAAGATTTTGCCAAAAGGCAGTTGCGTGCTGGGGAACTAAAAAAAAGTAGTGGCTATTATACTCAGGTGCAAGTGCAGATGGGTGTGACTGGTCTGAACACCTGCGTGCTGTTTGTTTACAGCAAGGAAGAGTGCCGACAAATCTCCGTGCCATTTGACCAGAGTTTCTTCACGGAATTCATAGAACGTTGCAAATTTTTTACTTCCAGCTACTTGCTTCCCTACATTTCCAGTAACTGGTAA
- the LOC119186525 gene encoding uncharacterized protein LOC119186525, with protein MGGFTCCVPGCYNNSTRDKGLGFYVFPKEQKLRETWIQRINRAGRGGRFSKFTPTTGHRVCGAHFEGGKKTYMNRVPTIFPLRPQKVERRRPLIRTQPELPNSPTVAPQHDPEVSGSAITSSSSDSEDTAQQSTLLMDHAYSSQESSYDQLAKKVACQNNIITELAEKAEAAYAHVEELNRQLKRSQQDHAEAKKLCDRLQQKNRCLRLELSCMQKKVKRCKAEATQKIDITYEALVEDEKKLRYYTGFTSRKSFDSFWSLLEPDAKKLRFWQMKETENEDRNFILPLKTQLVLVLMRLRLGLDGLDLAYRFGVSTSTVSRIWVTWLDFLDNRLRQVPTWMPPHLCDKYRPQAFTDKGYTTVDGILDCTEIFIETPSSFRVQSETYSSYKKHNTAKGLVVCSPNGFVMFVSDLSPGRLSDKALTKASGVLEKFSPGRSLMADRGFTIEEECKELSLHLNIPPFMEGRPQLSEADETETRLIASVRIHVERVIRRIKTYRILSQVFPNSMSGQLNKVWHVCARLTNFVGEPLL; from the exons ATGGGAGGATTTACGTGCTGTGTTCCTGGATGCTACAACAACAGCACAAGGGATAAAGGCTTGGGTTTCTACGTCTTTCCTAAAGAGCAAAAGCTTCGGGAGACGTGGATTCAGCGTATCAACAGGGCTGGACGGGGCGGCAG GTTCTCCAAGTTTACGCCTACCACGGGACACCGAGTATGCGGTGCCCACTTCGAAGGAGGAAAAAAGACTTACATGAACAGAGTGCCCACAATCTTCCCGCTGAGACCGCAAAAGGTGGAAAGGAGGCGACCACTCATAAGGACACAG CCGGAACTTCCCAACAGTCCAACTGTGGCACCCCAGCACGACCCAGAAGTCTCAGGCTCTGCCATAACTAGTAGCAGCAGCGACAGTGAAGACACCGCACAGCAAAGCACTCTACTCATGGACCATGCCTACAGCAGCCAAGAGTCAAGCTATGACCAGCTTGCCAAGAAAGTTGCTTGCCAAAATAATATAATAACTGAGCTAGCAGAAAAGGCTGAAGCTGCTTACGCGCATGTTGAAGAGCTCAACCGCCAGCTAAAACGCTCTCAACAGGACCACGCTGAAGCAAAAAAGCTATGTGACCGCCTTCAGCAGAAGAATAGGTGCTTGCGGCTTGAGCTATCCTGTATGCAGAAGAAAGTCAAGAGGTGCAAGGCTGAAGCTACACAAAAGATTGACATCACGTATGAAGCCCTTGTAGAAGATGAAAAGAAGCTGCGGTACTACACTGGCTTTACATCCAGAAAGTCCTTCGACAGTTTTTGGTCCCTACTTGAACCAGATGCGAAAAAGCTGCGGTTCTGGCAGATGAAGGAAACGGAGAACGAGGACCGGAACTTCATCCTGCCTTTGAAGACACAGCTTGTGCTCGTCCTGATGAGGCTACGGCTGGGCCTTGACGGCCTTGACCTTGCGTACAG GTTTGGCGTTTCTACGTCAACCGTTTCGAGGATCTGGGTAACATGGCTGGATTTTTTGGACAACAGGCTTCGCCAG gTCCCAACTTGGATGCCTCCCCACCTGTGCGACAAGTACAGGCCACAAGCTTTCACTGACAAGGGCTACACCACTGTTGACGGCATCCTCGACTGCACCGAAATTTTCATCGAAACCCCCTCGTCATTCCGTGTACAGAGTGAGACCTATTCCTCGTACAAAAAGCACAATACTGCAAAAGGGTTAGTTGTGTGCAGCCCGAACGGCTTTGTTATGTTCGTGTCCGATCTTTCTCCTGGGAGGCTGTCTGACAAGGCCCTAACAAAGGCTTCCGGTGTGTTGGAAAAGTTCTCACCAGGGCGAAGTTTGATGGCTGATAGGGGGTTCACCATCGAAGAAGAGTGCAAGGAACTTTCACTGCACTTGAACATTCCGCCATTCATGGAAGGACGGCCTCAACTGTCTGAAGCAGATGAAACTGAGACAAGGCTTATTGCCAGTGTGCGCATACATGTGGAAAGGGTCATTCGGAGGATAAAGACCTACAGAATACTCTCACAGGTGTTTCCAAACAGCATGTCTGGACAACTGAACAAGGTGTGGCATGTTTGCGCACGCTTGACAAACTTTGTGGGTGAGCCATTGCTGTGA
- the RpS30 gene encoding ribosomal protein S30, translating into MKIIIQCQESHAVEVTGEETVSFLKNYLHTAEGIVPEDQRLYAEGGKPLNDGDLLSACLTDGALVNAVVPLVGGKVHGSLARAGKVKGQTPKVEKQEKKKKKTGRAKRRIQYNRRFVNAVATFGRRRGPNANQAS; encoded by the exons ATGAAGATAATCATCCAATGCCAGGAGAGTCACGCCGTTGAGGTAACCGGCGAGGAGACAGTTTCCTTTCTCAAG AACTACCTCCACACAGCTGAGGGTATTGTGCCAGAGGACCAGCGGCTATACGCTGAAGGAGGCAAGCCACTGAACGATGGGGACCTGTTGTCCGCCTGCTTGACCGATGGCGCACTCGTCAACGCCGTTGTGCCCCTGGTTGGAG GCAAAGTCCACGGCTCCCTGGCTCGTGCTGGAAAGGTCAAGGGACAGACGCCAAAGGTGGAGAAgcaggagaagaaaaagaagaagactggcCGAGCCAAGAGGCGCATTCAATACAACAGGCGCTTTGTGAACGCTGTGGCCACCTTTGGACGCAGGAGGGGACCCAACGCCAACCAGGCTTCATAG
- the LOC119174891 gene encoding gamma-tubulin complex component 5, translating to MRTLHLGSAFRMTLDNVLQPYWDWSQYHPAEAPACSTISANLSKEWEKYLNSCGVLTPLGEHRILSERLLLREVLWMLRGTKELFAFSWNGTEFVVNDNFKLTHLTQAAVKNSLEEVCRCASYVAHLQDFISATAGVGEETSVVTLTYQAFANSISEQLAPYNKRLAEIEKLLIEQDETFTLLMLFRDMHSYFERVRHMHDIYSCILPTDSTTSPVQSTVKLLCVLERALESATVLSQHRSQTVSLYLDTLKPFIDFVDELSSTGKLTDPYQEFPIRRARDVTFEDPTYWKTSLYVCNSYYLNTIMGSHLLPLTSAGKSIEHLMHAMQSKNVVQKSILGTLYTSIISNIPCSASKVENEANQAATLTNVSELFEKINQWTKQIGFFDLTHVASENMLVKTGSVTCNLTCTLYQIQQAVTTAVTERCRQNSAKFLRYLQSDCELPKQIDTVHSHFLMFAGEVMHMFTFEVFMKLLSDTPETWQSLSFLNFALQEALSCHSRPVSFLKKLNIRLRGSFAKAPLEGFDNVVLRYDVAWPMSIVLTETTLDLYNRIFVFLCKVKCAKFALEELHFQELCKSCVKETMATMRVAYFLQFLRFQALTFLNSFHACLMQEVLHSSKLAFDKELDSAADLDTVIKCHEGFVAKVFRQCLLSDQFNQLREPLLSFLKLCIKFHVLWNRGVENIRLSEVKSIHNGFICHHADFKATAIAYVRQGYADSSPLLTFCLDTPYLRVLSIDGS from the coding sequence ATGCGAACGTTGCATTTAGGATCGGCATTTAGGATGACACTTGACAACGTCTTGCAGCCGTACTGGGACTGGAGTCAGTATCATCCTGCCGAGGCTCCTGCGTGCTCTACAATTTCTGCGAACTTATCCAAAGAATGGGAAAAGTACCTGAACAGCTGCGGTGTTTTGACGCCGCTCGGCGAGCACAGAATACTGTCCGAGCGGCTCTTGCTTCGGGAGGTGCTGTGGATGTTGCGCGGTACGAAAGAACTGTTCGCCTTTTCCTGGAATGGGACAGAGTTTGTCGTCAACGACAATTTCAAGTTGACGCACCTTACCCAAGCAGCAGTGAAGAACTCGCTGGAGGAAGTGTGCCGCTGTGCGTCCTACGTAGCTCATTTGCAGGACTTCATTTCAGCGACTGCGGGTGTCGGAGAGGAGACGTCTGTGGTGACGCTTACTTACCAAGCCTTTGCGAACTCTATTTCGGAGCAACTGGCGCCATACAACAAACGCCTTGCGGAGATTGAAAAATTGCTCATAGAGCAGGATGAAACGTTTACGCTTCTGATGCTGTTTAGGGACATGCATTCTTATTTTGAGCGTGTGAGGCATATGCATGACATTTACAGCTGCATTCTGCCGACTGATTCTACAACCAGCCCCGTGCAGAGCACAGTCAAGCTGCTCTGTGTTCTCGAGCGGGCCTTAGAAAGTGCCACAGTTCTAAGTCAACACAGGTCGCAAACGGTCAGCTTGTACTTGGATACATTGAAACCCTTCATTGACTTTGTCGATGAGCTGAGCAGCACTGGAAAGCTAACTGATCCGTATCAAGAGTTCCCTATCAGACGCGCTCGTGATGTTACGTTTGAAGACCCGACATACTGGAAGACATCTCTCTATGTATGCAATTCATACTACTTGAATACTATCATGGGATCGCACTTACTGCCACTCACATCAGCAGGCAAATCGATTGAGCACCTGATGCATGCAATGCAGAGCAAGAACGTTGTACAGAAGAGTATTCTGGGGACGCTATACACGTCCATTATCAGCAACATACCTTGCTCTGCAAGCAAAGTTGAAAATGAGGCAAACCAAGCCGCAACTTTGACAAACGTTTCAGAGCTATTTGAGAAAATAAATCAATGGACTAAGCAGATTGGTTTCTTTGACCTGACTCACGTGGCCTCCGAGAACATGTTGGTGAAGACGGGTAGCGTAACATGCAATTTGACCTGCACACTGTATCAAATTCAGCAAGCTGTCACAACTGCGGTGACGGAAAGGTGCCGTCAGAACAGTGCCAAGTTCCTGCGTTACCTCCAATCTGATTGCGAGCTTCCCAAACAGATTGACACCGTTCATAGTCATTTCCTTATGTTTGCCGGTGAAGTCATGCACATGTTCACCTTTGAGGTGTTCATGAAGCTTTTGTCAGACACTCCAGAGACCTGGCAGAGCTTGTCATTCTTGAACTTTGCCCTCCAGGAAGCACTGTCTTGTCACTCCCGACCTGTTTCTTTCTTAAAGAAGTTGAACATAAGACTGAGAGGGAGCTTTGCCAAAGCACCCCTGGAAGGTTTTGACAATGTTGTCCTTCGCTATGATGTGGCCTGGCCAATGTCGATTGTGTTGACTGAAACCACCCTCGATTTGTACAACCGtatcttcgtcttcctctgcaaGGTGAAATGTGCCAAGTTTGCTCTTGAAGAACTGCATTTCCAGGAGCTCTGCAAGAGTTGTGTCAAGGAGACAATGGCCACGATGCGGGTTGCTTACTTTCTCCAGTTTCTGAGATTTCAAGCACTAACCTTCCTCAACTCCTTCCATGCATGTCTTATGCAAGAAGTCCTGCATAGCAGTAAATTAGCCTTTGACAAGGAACTAGACAGTGCTGCAGATCTAGATACAGTCATCAAGTGCCACGAAGGCTTCGTTGCCAAAGTGTTTCGTCAGTGTCTGCTGAGCGACCAATTCAATCAGCTACGAGAACCATTGCTCTCTTTTCTAAAGCTTTGCATCAAGTTTCATGTCCTCTGGAACAGAGGTGTTGAGAATATACGTTTGTCTGAAGTCAAAAGCATTCACAACGGCTTCATATGCCATCATGCTGATTTCAAGGCCACAGCGATAGCATATGTGAGGCAAGGGTATGCAGACTCGTCGCCGTTGTTAACATTCTGTCTTGATACACCCTATTTACGCGTTCTATCAATCGACGGTTCCTAA